ATCAACATCTAAGCCCAGTTTAGGATGGGCCTGGACCTCTCGCTGTGTCAAAATAAGATGTAACCCTCGTATGTTGTATGTGTCGTGTCGTCTTCCTTCCCCCTTCGAATTCCTCTCAACTCGCTCGCTCTGCAATGGCCTCCTTCGACGAAGAAACCGCCAACAAGTTGATAACCCAGGTCagagtctctctctctattgTTCGTCTATAATATCCTTGCGcttaacaacaaaaataatgttttttttctatatatgttAAAGGTGGAGTTCTACTTCAGTGATAGTAATCTACCAACAGACGGTTTCCTCAGAAAGGAAGTAGCCAAGAGCAAAGATGGTCGTATCCTATATTACACGACACAGTTTCTCTTTACATTAAACtgacttttctttttccttttttttttaataaaagcaaGTGTTCTCCTTCATCATTCATACCGAAACTAGTGGTTAGCCTGCCTCTTGTTTGTTCCTTCTCTCGTATGAGGAACCTCCTCGGCCTCGGTAACACCAAACGCGAAGACATCCCTACGAGTCTCGTGGAGGAAGTAGCTAATCTCTTGCGTGCTTCTGATTTTCTTAAAGTTTCCGACAATGGTACTTCAACTACTATTCGGTTTTTGTCTTAAAAATCTCCCTCTGAATTATGGTTTTCAATGACAATGAATCTCTCTCCAATCCAAGGACAAAGGATCGGTAGAGGAACAAAACTTTCAAAGCCGGACAAGGTGCTTGAACAAGTCCACAGAAGAACCATTGCAGCGTCGCCTTTTGAATATTGCATAAAGATGGAGGATGTCGCATCTTTCTTCTCACAGTATGCCAAGGTTCCTTCTTCATATAATGATCTCCAAAACTTGCTCTTGTTCATTGCTCttttgattttgagtttttttttttttttgttcaggtAAACAGTGTGAGACTACCTCACCACATCGGAGATAAGCAATACTTTTGTGGCACTGCTTTGGTTGAATTATCGTCTGAGCAAGAAGCTGAAGATGTTTTGAGGCAGAGCTTGGTCTATTCCGGCGCTGAACTAGTCTTACTACCAAAGTAAGTGAAGGACAAGGAATAGGATTGGTATGTTCCAAACATGATACATGTCTCGTAAGCTGTTTCTGTTTGATATACAGGAGTGATTT
The sequence above is drawn from the Raphanus sativus cultivar WK10039 chromosome 7, ASM80110v3, whole genome shotgun sequence genome and encodes:
- the LOC108818086 gene encoding la protein 2, which gives rise to MCRVVFLPPSNSSQLARSAMASFDEETANKLITQVEFYFSDSNLPTDGFLRKEVAKSKDGLVSLPLVCSFSRMRNLLGLGNTKREDIPTSLVEEVANLLRASDFLKVSDNGQRIGRGTKLSKPDKVLEQVHRRTIAASPFEYCIKMEDVASFFSQYAKVNSVRLPHHIGDKQYFCGTALVELSSEQEAEDVLRQSLVYSGAELVLLPKSDFDRQRENLVNELGKTGSSLSDSSHNEFHRGQIVKFTLRIIANAEKVIKKENPKNLENEITGKADSAEKVEKGDLVADKENDSTDQLVVVPPWENSDAEVLLKDVFGRFGSVKHIEFSSGSDWGYVCFIDSETAMKARAAVELVGGLVVKNKFSIALEAVNGEIEGEVWKRLSSGRGEEEDDKMEKSKGKCSEATQPHKKARKER